In a single window of the Magnolia sinica isolate HGM2019 chromosome 7, MsV1, whole genome shotgun sequence genome:
- the LOC131251877 gene encoding disease resistance protein RGA2-like — translation MVDSLVSTVVKKLTTTIPDQVALFVDVTSDIKKLSSAFTFIRAVLEDAESQRCANNRLVKIWLEKVKDVAYDVDDIVDEWSTEAHRPQAPDEGDGSCFSFLGTCFFSYVTLFNHFKFRCEIGWRIKKVRGRLDSIEREITGLGLIVHSGEREGMDSEVRQGEMRERETSSLIDEPLIVGRDGEKKLVVDLLVGGSSGEVNVPLVISIVGMGGVGKTTLAQLTYNDEKVKGHFHMRMWVYVSQDFDVKRITESIIKSVDTEFRGENLNLDQLQNKLREMLRNKIFLLVLDDIWSEDSGKWNKLKIPFQTGGAGSRIIITTRSEKVAMAMGRAHIHKLAVLSYDDCWLLFYRSALKHRSTEERSELEGIGRQIVNKLGGLPLPAATIGSAMCSKSTREEWELVLGDEIWNSGDVLGGILPALLLSYRDLPPVLKQCFSYFSIFPKGFRIEKDMMVRLWVAQGFIGSDTSSNVEEIGGLYFEDLRRRSLLQDAKLDRAKNVLKCKMHDLVHDLAQSVSGSDFSLVQIGKQPSLNFNNVHHSFFVHDETVNEADEVAYILATLYKAHKLRTLFLDSRISMVPRMSFHHWRRLRALDLSYTSIKKLSPTVGHLKHLRFLDLSRTGIEELPEEVCNCLNLQTLRLNHCWKLKKLPGGMKKMIKLRHLEFENSDDLRYLPQGIGRLTSLRTLSKFIFGGGREGCKCGELKRLNHLQGSLLITGLDKYRSRDEAREAELNKKQHLHTLSLGYMREGDELLDEDQAKRMEDVLEFLQPHTNLKELKIELYRGSKLPKWIEDPVFSHLVRMTLSCCWECIQLPGFGKLPSLKYLEIDCMVEVRKVGIEFSGVDNNDGSGCVVSFPKLETLVFNDMSKWEEWELRGGVGEVMPSLLQLEVKWCPKLKELPTNLPPLLQELTLQISNEGMLSSGGTLPVLPNLKHLIIWRNDELKSFPCGWLGQFKALETLEIHRCWQLESLPDEELQQLTMLQELIIQYCPLLKERYGYEGEDRHKIAQIPDKIIC, via the coding sequence atggTTGATTCACTCGTTTCGACTGTGGTGAAGAAGTTGACGACCACCATCCCAGATCAGGTAGCTTTGTTTGTGGATGTCACCAGTGACATCAAAAAGCTTTCCAGTGCATTCACCTTCATTCGAGCTGTGCTTGAAGATGCTGAGTCTCAGCGCTGCGCGAATAACAGACTAGTGAAGATCTGGTTAGAGAAGGTCAAAGACGTGGCCTATGATGTGGACGACATAGTAGATGAGTGGTCAACAGAAGCTCACAGACCACAGGCACCAGATGAAGGTGATGGCTCCTGTTTCAGCTTCCTTGGTACTTGCTTCTTCTCCTATGTTACTTTATTCAATCATTTCAAGTTCCGCTGTGAAATTGGGTGGAGGATAAAGAAGGTAAGGGGTAGATTAGATTCTATTGAAAGAGAGATTACCGGATTGGGTCTGATAGTACATAGTGGTGAGAGGGAGGGAATGGATAGTGAAGTTAGGCAGGGTGAGATGAGAGAGCGAGAGACAAGCTCCCTAATCGACGAGCCGTTAATTGTCGGGAGAGATGGTGAAAAAAAACTAGTCGTAGACTTGTTAGTGGGGGGGAGTAGTGGAGAGGTAAATGTGCCCTTGGTCATTTCTATCGTTGGAATGGGAGGGGTGGGGAAGACCACCCTTGCTCAGCTCACCTACAACGATGAGAAAGTCAAGGGGCATTTCCACATGAGGATGTGGGTGTATGTTTCACAAGATTTTGATGTGAAACGGATTACGGAATCAATTATAAAATCTGTAGACACTGAGTTTAGGGGTGAAAATTTAAACTTGGATCAATTGCAAAATAAACTCCGTGAAATGTTGCGCAACAAAATATTCTTGCTTGTGCTTGATGACATTTGGAGTGAAGATAGTGGGAAGTGGAACAAACTGAAAATTCCCTTCCAAACCGGTGGAGCAGGGAGCCGAATCATCATAACTACTCGCAGTGAAAAGGTTGCTATGGCAATGGGAAGGGCTCACATACACAAATTGGCAGTCTTATCTTATGATGATTGCTGGTTACTATTCTATCGTAGTGCCCTTAAGCATCGGAGTACAGAAGAGCGTTCAGagttagaagggattggaaggcaAATTGTAAACAAGTTGGGAGGGTTGCCTCTTCCAGCGGCGACAATAGGGAGTGCCATGTGCTCTAAAAGCACGAGAGAGGAATGGGAGCTTGTGCTGGGAGACGAGATTTGGAACTCAGGTGATGTCCTTGGAGGTATTTTACCGGCTTTGTTATTAAGCTACCGTGACTTACCTCCCGTTTTGAAGCAGTGCTTCTCATATTTCTCTATTTTCCCAAAAGGTTTTAGGATAGAGAAGGATATGATGGTAAGGTTATGGGTGGCACAAGGTTTCATCGGCTCTGACACAAGTAGCAATGTGGAGGAAATTGGTGGGCTGTATTTTGAAGATTTACGAAGACGGTCATTGCTCCAAGATGCAAAACTCGACCGGGCCAAGAACGTACTCAagtgcaagatgcatgatttagttcatgATCTTGCACAATCTGTTTCAGGAAGTGACTTTTCACTGGTGCAGATCGGAAAGCAACCCTCATTAAACTTCAACAACGTCCACCATTCTTTTTTTGTCCATGATGAAACTGTTAATGAAGCTGATGAAGTGGCTTACATTTTGGccaccttgtataaggcccacaaGCTGCGGACGTTGTTCCTTGACTCAAGAATCTCCATGGTGCCAAGAATGTCATTCCATCATTGGAGACGCCTTAGAGCATTGGACTTGAGTTATACCAGCATTAAGAAATTGTCTCCAACGGTGGGACATTTGAAACACTTGAGATTTCTTGATTTGTCTCGCACAGGCATAGAAGAGTTGCCAGAGGAGGTGTGTAATTGCCTAAATTTACAGACACTGAGACTCAATCATTGTTGGAAGCTAAAAAAACTGCCTGGAGGGATGAAGAAAATGATTAAACTGAGACATCTAGAATTTGAAAATTCAGATGATCTGAGGTACTTACCGCAGGGTATAGGGAGACTAACTAGCCTTCGGACGCTTTCAAAGTTCATTTTTGGGGGTGGCAGGGAAGGATGTAAATGTGGAGAACTGAAACGCCTCAATCATCTTCAAGGAAGTCTTCTGATTACCGGCTTGGACAAATACAGGAGCAGGGACGAAGCTAGAGAGGCAGAACTGAATAAGAAGCAGCACCTTCATACTCTATCCTTAGGCTACATGCGTGAAGGTGATGAGCTGTTGGATGAAGATCAGGCGAAGAGAATGGAGGACGTGCTTGAATTTCTCCAGCCCCACACAAACTTGAAAGAGTTGAAAATAGAGCTTTACAGAGGTTCGAAGCTTCCCAAGTGGATAGAGGATCCGGTGTTCTCCCATCTAGTCAGGATGACACTCTCGTGTTGTTGGGAGTGTATACAATTGCCAGGTTTTGGGAAACTGCCGTCCCTTAAATACCTTGAAATTGATTGCATGGTAGAGGTGAGAAAGGTGGGTATTGAGTTTAGTGGGGTTGATAACAATGACGGAAGTGGATGCGTTGTCTCATTCCCCAAGTTGGAGACCCTTGTCTTCAATGACATGAGTAAGTGGGAGGAGTGGGAATTGAGAGGTGGAGTTGGAGAGGTTATGCCATCTCTCCTCCAATTAGAAGTAAAATGGTGCCCAAAATTGAAGGAGTTGCCAACCAACCTTCCACCGCTCCTCCAGGAGCTGACTTTACAAATAAGCAACGAAGGGATGTTGTCATCGGGAGGGACCTTACCCGTCCTCCCCAACCTTAAACATTTGATTATTTGGAGGAATGATGAGCTGAAATCGTTCCCTTGTGGTTGGTTGGGACAATTCAAAGCCCTCGAGACTCTGGAAATCCATCGGTGTTGGCAGTTGGAGTCTCTACCAGATGAGGAATTGCAACAGCTCACCATGCTTCAAGAATTGATCATCCAGTATTGTCCACTCTTAAAAGAGCGCTACGGATACGAAGGAGAAGATCGGCACAAGATTGCTCAAATCCCCGATAAAATAATTTGTTAG